In a single window of the Streptomyces sp. NBC_00285 genome:
- a CDS encoding ABC transporter permease — protein sequence MSNVTDVTATSTDDGTPGASSRRLQVLSWAARAGAADYGTVFTWKTWLLGWFVRMLAQVLFFTTIGDLLGPGQARYLLIGNAVALVALHGIFATASTTWELQNGTLPLLVASPSSPSLVLLGRSLFWLPDGVACGLGAILILAPVADLRLTVARVALLAALLVLVAMTTYCLGLFLGSLVLTAADLRNVVSNAAFTVMLIVCGPEVPASAVGPVLGRIGDVLPLTHGLLAVREVLAGRAGPHTAVLAGWETLIGACWLAAALTTLTWRARRSRRDGAALFLT from the coding sequence TTGAGCAACGTCACGGACGTCACGGCCACCTCGACGGACGACGGCACGCCCGGCGCGTCCAGCCGCCGTCTCCAGGTACTGAGCTGGGCGGCGCGCGCCGGAGCCGCCGACTACGGCACGGTCTTCACCTGGAAGACCTGGCTGCTCGGCTGGTTTGTGCGGATGCTCGCCCAGGTGCTCTTCTTCACCACCATCGGCGACCTGCTCGGCCCCGGCCAGGCCCGCTACCTGCTGATCGGCAACGCGGTGGCGCTGGTGGCGCTGCACGGCATCTTCGCGACCGCGTCGACCACATGGGAACTCCAGAACGGCACCCTGCCCCTGCTGGTCGCCTCTCCCAGCAGCCCCTCGCTGGTCCTGCTGGGACGGAGCCTGTTCTGGCTACCGGACGGCGTGGCATGCGGCCTGGGCGCGATACTCATCCTCGCCCCCGTGGCGGACCTGCGGTTGACCGTGGCCAGGGTGGCCCTGCTCGCCGCTCTCCTCGTCCTCGTCGCGATGACGACCTACTGCCTCGGCCTGTTCCTGGGCTCCCTGGTACTGACCGCTGCGGACCTGCGCAACGTGGTGTCGAACGCGGCGTTCACGGTGATGCTGATCGTCTGCGGCCCTGAGGTACCGGCGAGCGCCGTCGGCCCGGTGCTCGGCCGGATCGGCGACGTCCTGCCACTCACCCACGGTCTCCTCGCGGTCCGCGAAGTACTGGCCGGAAGAGCGGGTCCCCACACCGCCGTGCTGGCGGGCTGGGAAACACTCATCGGGGCCTGCTGGCTCGCGGCGGCCCTCACAACACTGACATGGCGAGCCCGCCGCAGCCGCCGCGACGGGGCGGCCCTCTTCCTGACTTGA